CTGAAACTGGGTATATTTGAAATAAGAACATTTCTGATACTGAAGAAAAGATAGAAGGAGATTAAATATGGGTGTGAAAGACGAAGAACCAAAACGACCGCCGAAAAAGCTGTTGTATTATTATGGAATTATTTTATTGATCACAGTGCTGCTCAATGCACTGGTGCTGCCGAAGATTGCGGAGAAAGCGGTTGTGAAGGTTTCTTATGACAGCTTTTTAGAGATGGTGGACCAGGGCAAAGTGGAAGGCGTGGTGCGCGGGGATGACCAGATGCAGTTCTGGCTGAAGGGTTCCCTGACGGAGGAAGGAAGGCTGAAGCCGGGCGAGGTCATCTATAAGACCGGTCTGTGGCCAGATGAGAAGCTGACAGACCGTCTTCTGGAGCGCGGCGTGACTTTCGAGAGCCAGATCCCTACAAAGGCGACGCCTTTGCAGAATTTCATTTTTAACTGGGTGCTGCCGATCATCATGTTTGTGGTGTTGGGCCAGCTCCTCAGCCGAATGATGATGAAGCGGATGGGCGGCGCAGGCAATGCCATGACCTTTGGCAAGTCCAATGCGAAGATCTATGCAGAATCGGAGACCGGGAAGACCTTTGCTGATGTGGCAGGCCAGGAGGAAGCCAAGGAAGCGCTGAAAGAGATTGTGGACTTCCTGCACAACCCTCAGAAATATGCCGATATCGGGGCGACCCTGCCGAAGGGCGCGCTCCTTGTGGGACCTCCTGGTACCGGTAAGACCCTGCTGGCAAAAGCAGTGGCGGGTGAGGCGCATGTGCCGTTTTTCTCTATTTCCGGCTCGGAATTTGTGGAGATGTTCGTGGGCATGGGCGCGGCGAAGGTGCGCGATTTATTTAAGCAGGCCAATGAGAAGGCGCCGTGTATTGTCTTTATCGATGAGATTGATACGATCGGTAAGAAGCGTGACGGCAGCGGTTTCTCCGGCAATGACGAGCGGGAACAGACATTGAACCAGCTCCTGGCTGAGATGGATGGATTTGACGGCAAGAAGGGTGTTGTGATCCTGGCAGCCACCAACCGTCCCGATTCTCTGGATAAAGCTCTGTTACGTCCAGGCCGATTTGACCGCCGTATCCCGGTGGAGCTTCCGGATCTGAAGGGGCGTATTGCAATCCTGAAGGTACATGCCAAAATGGTAAAGCTTTCT
This portion of the Clostridium sp. AN503 genome encodes:
- the ftsH gene encoding ATP-dependent zinc metalloprotease FtsH, which encodes MGVKDEEPKRPPKKLLYYYGIILLITVLLNALVLPKIAEKAVVKVSYDSFLEMVDQGKVEGVVRGDDQMQFWLKGSLTEEGRLKPGEVIYKTGLWPDEKLTDRLLERGVTFESQIPTKATPLQNFIFNWVLPIIMFVVLGQLLSRMMMKRMGGAGNAMTFGKSNAKIYAESETGKTFADVAGQEEAKEALKEIVDFLHNPQKYADIGATLPKGALLVGPPGTGKTLLAKAVAGEAHVPFFSISGSEFVEMFVGMGAAKVRDLFKQANEKAPCIVFIDEIDTIGKKRDGSGFSGNDEREQTLNQLLAEMDGFDGKKGVVILAATNRPDSLDKALLRPGRFDRRIPVELPDLKGRIAILKVHAKMVKLSDDVDFDALGRATSGASGAELANIINEGALRAVRQGRVTVTQADLEESVEVVIAGYQRKDAGVSVNEKRIVAFHEVGHALVAACQTDSAPVHKITIIPRTSGALGYTMQVEEGERFLMSKEEALNKIATFTGGRAAEEFMFGSITTGAANDIEQATKIARAMVTRYGMSDQFGMVALETVTNQYLGGDTSMVCSPETARLVDEEVIRIVKEQYAKAMKILKANAGKLNEISAYLLERETITGEEFMEILKQGTEAGAEQEDPEEDHRTVQVQETGQEQ